Genomic DNA from Peribacillus simplex:
TTTCTTCCCGATATATATTTGAAAACCTCATGCATGACTCCTCCTTTGGAAAATTGCATTCTATTTTTTCTTGAATTCTGCGTTTACTCGTGAATTTGCTCTGTTTACTCGTGAATTCGCACGGTTTACTCGTGAATTCTGCATTTACTCGTGAATTCACACGGTTTTCTCGTGAATTTGCTCTGTTTACTCGTGAATTCACGCGGTTTACTCGTGAATTCGAACGGTTTACTCGTGAATTCGAACGGTTTACTCGTGAATTCGAACTGTTTACTCGTGAATTCTGCGTTTACTCATGAATTCTTCACTTTTACTCGTGAATTCGCACGGTTTACTCGTGAATTTGCTCTGTTTACTCGTGAATTTGAACTGTTTACTCGTGAGTTCGGTCATTATATTCAATTGGTTCTTTGTTCGCATAGTTTATATAGATATTAATATCCCTAATCTGCCATTAAAAACAAAAAGAGAGACCACAAATGACATTATCGAATTAACGATAACGCATTCATGGTCTCTCCTGTTCTCCGGCCGAGTTATTAACTTGATTTCATTATAGCATACTCCAGCTCGTTTGAGAAAGAATACATCTTGTTTTTTATTTAAATGCCATAGCGGCATGTACAGCTTTTTTCCAGCCTACATATAATTTTTCACTTTCTTGCTCTTCCATGGATGGTTTAAAGGTTTTGTCCACCGCCCATTGCCGGGAGATTTCTTCTTGATCCTTCCAATACCCGACAGCAAGGCCAGCTAAGTATGCAGCACCCAATGCTGTGGTTTCGTTTATGGTCGGCCTCTCCACGGGCACCCGTAATAAATCGCTTTGGAATTGCATCAGGAAGTCATTCTTGACTGCCCCGCCATCCACTCTTAAGGTCTGGAGCTCGATTCCTGAATCCGCCTCCATTGCATCAAGGACATCCTTCGTTTGATATGCCAGTGATTCAAGTGTGGCACGAATGAAATGTTCTTTGGATGTGCCGCGCGTCAAACCAAAAACGGCTCCCCGCACTTCGCTGTCCCAATATGGAGTTCCAAGTCCTACAAAAGCCGGTACCACATATACTCCATCCGTACTTTCCACCCGTTTTGCATAGGTTTCGCTGTCCTTGGCATCATGAAGCATCCGCAGACCATCGCGCAGCCATTGGATTGCAGAGCCCGCTACGAATATACTGCCCTCCAGTGCATATTCGACCTTCCCATTCAGCCCCCAGGCAAGGGTCGTCAATAGTCCGTGTTCGGAACTGACAGCCTTGGTTCCTGTATTCATGAGCATGAAACAGCCTGTTCCATACGTATTTTTAGCCATTCCTTCATTAAAGCAGGCTTGGCCGAATAATGCTGCCTGCTGATCACCGGCAGCCCCGGCGATCGGAATCGATTGGCCGAAGAAATGATATTCGATCGTACGTGCATATTCCTCAGAGGATGGTCTCACTTCCGGCAGCATCGACTTTGGTACAGTCAATATCTCAAGTAACTCTTCATCCCATTTCAGTTCATGGATATTGTACATCAATGTCCGAGATGCATTGGAATAGTCCGTTACATGAGCCTTGCCTCCTGATAGCTTCCAGATCAGCCAAGTATCGATGGTACCGAATAACAGCTTGCCTTCATCCGCCTTTTGCCGTGCCCCATCCACATTATCGAGGATCCATTTCACTTTCGTTCCGGAAAAATAAGCATCTATCAACAATCCCGTTTTATCCCGGAATAGATCATTAAGTCCCTTTTC
This window encodes:
- the glpK gene encoding glycerol kinase GlpK: MEKYILSLDQGTTSSRAILFNEKGEIVHSSQKEFTQHFPKPGWVEHNANEIWGSILAVIAGVLSESGVKPEQIAGIGITNQRETAVVWDKETGTPVYNAIVWQSRQTSEICDDLKEKGLNDLFRDKTGLLIDAYFSGTKVKWILDNVDGARQKADEGKLLFGTIDTWLIWKLSGGKAHVTDYSNASRTLMYNIHELKWDEELLEILTVPKSMLPEVRPSSEEYARTIEYHFFGQSIPIAGAAGDQQAALFGQACFNEGMAKNTYGTGCFMLMNTGTKAVSSEHGLLTTLAWGLNGKVEYALEGSIFVAGSAIQWLRDGLRMLHDAKDSETYAKRVESTDGVYVVPAFVGLGTPYWDSEVRGAVFGLTRGTSKEHFIRATLESLAYQTKDVLDAMEADSGIELQTLRVDGGAVKNDFLMQFQSDLLRVPVERPTINETTALGAAYLAGLAVGYWKDQEEISRQWAVDKTFKPSMEEQESEKLYVGWKKAVHAAMAFK